The Cynocephalus volans isolate mCynVol1 chromosome 1, mCynVol1.pri, whole genome shotgun sequence region gaaagtaaaaagatgTAAAACTTCCTGTTCCTATTCCAAAGAAAAGATTGATTTTGTAGGAAAGACAAGAAGTGCTGTAACTGGGcaagataaaaatgttaaagaaatggAGAGCCAAGGTGAAAACAAAGTGGAAAAGggtaatgtaaaaaaaaaaaaaaaaaaaaatcattcgaAAGTGACAAATTGGTTTCTTTTCTCCTGGAATAAGAAGTaacctgggctggctggttagctcagttggttagagtgtaatgCTGAAGACACCAGGGTTCAGGGTTccacccctgtactggccagccacttccccccacccccccccccaataaaggaaaaaaagagtaactACTCCCAATGTATTTGGTACTTAATAGGTTTTCAAACTAGGCTTGGGTCACCCTGGACTGGATGAGAAACTAAATTGAGAAGGTGTCATAGTGTGTTTATAAAGACCACGGTACCAGGCTAGAGGACTGAATTGGTCAATACGAGGTCTATGATTAAGGACAAGACATGTAGCTGCTTTGAGCCCCAAGTTATTTCTAGAACTTATTCCCCAAGTAATGTCAGTGTTTTTTGAAGCCGACAAGAGTGGAAGGGTGAGGAGTGCTTTGAAAAGGTGGTATACAAATGCAAAAACCACGACCCCCTGCAAGCTAAGAGTAAGAgtaatgggaagccattgaagaGATTTAAATAGacgggggaggggagtgggaggatCTGGAAAAGAGTTTTAACAATAGGACTGGGATGGAGTTTTTTCACCCTTGGGTTTGAGAAGAAAAAGCTAAGTTCAGAAACATACTCAAGCGTGTGTTACTTTACAGCACTGTTCATTTAatttctgagactcagtttcctcatttgtaaaacaggaaaaCTAATAAATGACACGTATGCTATGACgattaaatgagagaaatacAGAAAGCACATAGCATAGTGCCTGTGTACTGTAGAaaaccaataaatttttttttttttttttttttaaagatgaccggtaaggggatcttaacccttgacttggtgttgtcagcaccacgctcagccagtgagcgaaccggccatccatatatgggatctgaacccggggccttggtgttatcagcaccgcactctcccgagtgagccacgggccggcctgaaaACCAATAAATGTTAACCGCTTGCTACCTACCTGCTTTCCACTTTATCTGTCATTCATCAGATCATTAAAACAACACTGAATCCCTACTCTGCTGGGTGCAATGTAAATTACTGTGAATCAAACAGAGTAAAAGGATACATTTTCTTCCCAGGCCTTGGAGCTGAAataaggccagtgtggctggagctcaGAATGCTCAAGGGTTAGAGagctggagaggcaggcaggggccaggctGTTCACTATTTGTAGGCTACACAAATTTGTAGTCTAATTCAAGTTTTGCCTTTAACTTGAATAGCAATGATAAGCCATGgaagatttttatagttttttggtttgggggtttttttggcggctgtcaggtatggggatctgaacccgtgactttGGTGGTATGCGCTCTAAGAAGAGTTTCTAACAAGAAGGAGAGCAATCTATGCAGAAAGAATAGAGTAAGAATGGATTTTGCAGTAACAGGAAATATTTGCTTGAGCTACTGAAACTCGATAATAGTTTGAATCGGGTGGGAAGGCAGGAACACATTCCATAGAGATTTAggagacaaaataaaagtaatttggtGTTTTGGCTAATGGGGAGGAAGACAACAGGGAAATAATTTTCCAAACCCAAGCCCTGCTCCTTCTATTTTCCCATATTGCCCACTTGTAAATTGGCTTTTGCctgttttctcattgtttcccTTATCTAAGAAAGGACCTGCTAATCAACATCATGTTTGAGAAATCTCAGGAACTCTTCTCTCTATCCAcctagtgtctttttttttttttttaaagatgactcataaggggattttaacccttgacttggtgttgtcagcaccaggctctcccaagtgagctaaccggccatccctgtatgggatctgaacccttgagttggtgttatcagcaccacactctcccgagtgagccacgggccagcccccaccTAGTGtcttctcagtttcttcttcattAGTTATGCCTTGAAAGTGAGCAGTTTAATTGTATGGCATCAAATGAGAATCTGTAAGACTCTTCTTTCCAGAATTTCTCTGAGGAAGAATTACATGAGGAAACTGCGATTTTGTCATTGGTTCCAGAGGAACATGAAAAAGAACAAGTAGAACCAAGTGTTTCTTCAACTTATGATGTCAAACCAAAGAGGcctaggaaaaataataaaggtatGAGGGCAGGGATTGCTCAGCTACCTACTCCTGCAACTCTCACCTTGACTACCCATAGTAAGAGATGTCTTCAACTCACACGCTTCTCATTTGCTAAGCCCCATGTCCTGCCTGCCTTTTTAGGACACAGAATAGGCGGGTGGAGCACTTTGGACAAAGCATGCGCTTATGGGGCAGCTAGACATAAGTTCAAATTCCCAACCCATGAAGCTCAATCTCTTCTtctataaaaataagtttaatatgTACTTGCCTCCTaggaagattaaataattttgaaaaacatctaCTGTTTTGCTTGGTGATCAAATACATAGCAGCTTTTAAAATCATGACCCTTTGCATCTGTTCTCAGTGCTTCATATAAAGGCATCAAGTTTAAGTATTTTCAGGAGATTTTATTTTCTGGGCCAATAATGAGAACTTCAACATGAAGTCAATAGTGATGGATTAGAGCCCAGCGCAGTGAAATGAGATGGGGTGCTGTAGAGAGAAGTGAGGCAGGCTGACAGAACAGTGACTGTTGTTGGTTCGGGGTAGAGTTAGGAGGGGTTGCTTTGATTTCCATGGGAAGAGCTGATGATATTTTGTAGCCCCAAATCTAGATATTTTGGAGGAGAAATGCAACATAATGTTTTATTCAGGTGGTTGTCGAGCTGCAAAAAACAACGATCTAGTATATGTAGTATAAAAACAGAATTTAGTGTCTCAATGGAGGCTTGAGTCCCAGGTCTGCCATTTTaacagctgtgtgatcttgggcaagttcttTAATTCCTGAATCTGTTAACCTCACTTGTAacatgagaaaagaaatagatATGTATATTTGCAGATCGCAGTGTGGAAAATGtgtgaaaatctttaaaattataaagaatctTACAAACATTAAGTTGCTACTTTCGTTCCACTCTTCTGTCGGTTCATCTTCCTAAAACAGGTGTACGATTCAAAGCTCTCTCAAAACGTACATGTAAAACACCAGGCCTTCCCCTGCCGGCCATTTTGCCTCCGATTAATGAAGTGCGTCGGGACACCTTGCGGGAGTGGTGCCAGCAATTTAATTTGAGTACGGATGGTGAGGTTAGTACACTGGTGGAAATCTCTGCTGCTTGGAATGAAGATGGGAAACTTTGTCAACCTTTAACTTTTATTTCCCTCTTAATTTCCTTAGAAAACTCAGGTTTATCTGAGGCTCCAGAGACATGCTTACCAGGAACAAGAACATGTGAGTACATATGGGATGAGCGTGGTAATgtgtgattttgttgttgttgttgttttgtgttgaGCTTTGGCACTTCCCAGTACAGGGATGAAagcctggaccctggtgttataaacaccattctctaacctgtggagctaactggacagcccctgAAGGAGGCCAAGTTGTCCCTCCTTTTCCACCATCTCATGTATGTTGTACCTCCAACGCATGGGTTCTTAACTATGGCACTATTGACATGTTGGGGCCAAATAATgttttgttgtgggggctgtcctatgcattataggatgtttagcagcatccccagcctctacccactagatatcAGTAGCAGCTGCCCCACTGCCCACACACAGTTAGAACCACCAAAAATTTCTCCTAGTTGAGAACCACGGTTCTAAGGGCACTGATATTCCTAAGCCTCTCCTACAGTGACATACGTGTTCAGGTCAGTATAAAGAATGATGCAGTTGACACGAAAGTCCTTATGGCAGTGCATTTCACTGAATACTCATGTATTTCATTTTCAGGCTATTCCTGCAACACCACAGGAGGCCAAACTGTGTTCAAGGAAATGCAAGGCAGTGACCAAGAGAGCAAAGCTTCAGAAAAGTCATGAGATGagtgaaagagaggaagagacaaACATAGTGGAAGTGGTGACTCCAGCTCAGGAAGCCATGCTGGCATCGTGGGGAAGAATTGCTGCGAGGGCCATTCAGCCCAAGGCTGTGAACTCGCAGCCCATTCCTGCTTTTGTTGAGGCCTTTTTGCTGCAAGCCTCCGGTAAGATCAACCCTAAATTGTGAGCACCATTCCAGAGAAAAAAGGATAATTTTTGTTAGCCTCAGACTGAAAGGTGGTGAAAGGGAAGGAGTTCACTGAAATACCTGTAGGTTAGAAATTGGATGACATAGGacgtattttttttcttgattgatGGACAGCCAAGTGTTGTCTGGATGAATCTCTGATTCAGTGGTGACCTTTCTCATCACTGAGCAGAATTCcaaggaggaaagaaagcatAATCTAATGATGTGGTCAGCCGCAGCCTGAgcccttccccttttctttctcccttcctcaagGCATTCATAATACAGTGAATAAGAGGAAAAGTGTTGGAATTGAACAACCTTGCTTCAAATCCTTGCTTTACCATTTCCTAAGTATGTGACATTGGCAAGTACTTAGTTTAAATCCTGCTATCCTggtctataaaatgaagattacaacttatttcatagaattgttgtgagaTTTAAAGGAGACACAGAATGTGGCACATTGAAAGCAGATAATGATTAAAAGGTTTGGGGCCCCTGTCCTCTAAGAAATCTTGAGGAtagggccaagcctgtggcgcactcgggagagtgcggcgcttgggagcgcagcaacgctaccgccgcgggttcggatcctatatggtaatggccggtgcactcactggctgagtgccggtcacgaaaaagacaaaaaaaaaaaaaaaaaaaagaaatcttgaggATAACTTAACCCCACCTTTCTCCAtctcctgcttctctctccttGCTATTTTCGCTTTCATCTCCCGCAGACCCTATCCCAAGCCAGAACAAAGCTGCTTTCCTCTTTGGCTTGAATCTTGAATTCTTTGGCTTCTCTCCTTCCATCACCAGAGGTGTTCTAGATCATTCTTTAGTTGGGGCTGACTTGTGTGGTAGGGCACAATGTTCACCATACACGGAACTCAGCCACAGGAAGACTGGAAGCTGAAACTGGCCTATCCTCTCCTCCCCATGGCCTGTCCTTTCCTCTGCATGGCCTGTCCTCTCATCCCCAAGCTGTGCTCCTTTCTGTGTGGAGGAATGGGCACCTTTTACTAATTTGTACAAAGGCATTGTCCAGCCACAATGCTGGGTGCCTGGGGGCTGCCTCCCCAAAAGATGAcacctttttctaatttctattaatATATCATATGAGCTAGTATCATCCCACAATTACTCCCCTTTTtatgttcctcttttttttttctttctctttggtggctggctggtacggggatctgcaTGTTTCTCTTTATTCAGCAGTTACTAAGCATTTTCTGTGATCCAGCAGTATGTCTAGCTGCTGGGTATATTGTGCTAAAAACACATATAGTCTACTCTTGTTTTACAGTCTAACCGGGGAGATATTACGGTATATGTACTGCTTATTTACAGATAGTTAAGCCACTGTGACTGCTCCTTTCTCTCAGTTTCAGACACTTGGTATCTTTACcacttattttgttttcctgtaaATATCCCATCTCCCTAATTAGATTGTCCTTTACAGTTTTAAACAAAAAgactcttttgcctattttctttaGTTGAGGCAGTACAATGTAGTGGTTAGGCAAACGGGTTCTGAGTCAGAATACCTGGATCCATGTCTTGGCTTTGggaaaataatgatatttaacACTATAAGCTTCAGTCACCTCACCTGTAAGTAAGAAAAGCAAATAGAAGGTAAATATTAATAATGTACTTAAGAATAAACGTATTACTACATGTAAACCACTTAGCAAAATTCTGGACATAAAGCAAGCTTTACAAAATGGTAAGTATTATTATCCCTTCTGCTATATAGTTTGTTAAGTTGTATCATAGCTACTTGTGGTCTACATTTTTTATGCATCTCATTCAATTACTTTGTGGGCAAAATATGAGAGCAAAATCAAGAGTGACTTTCTGAGAGGGTGTATCAGGGTGCTATCCTGACCTTTGCTGCTTAtctttgcttctgtttccctctGCAGGTGTCAGGTGGTGTGTGGTCCATGGCAGACTTCTCTCTGCAGATGCAGAGGGGTGGGTTCGCCTGCAGTTCCATGCGGGTCAGGTCTGGGTGCCTGACACTCCCAGGACGATGATTTCTCTCTTCCTGTTACCAGCCTGCACTTTCCCATCCCCAGGCCAAGAAGATAACATGTTATGCCCTGAATGTGCTAAGAGGTAATCTTTAAGTGTCTTTCTAATTATGGCACACagaaaaatagatatatatagaAGGATTTCTGAATAATTTAAAAGGAGAACGCAGAGGGCAAACgtgttgttttcttaatttgccATATAGATCAGGcaaaaataggaaggaaaaaaaaaacacttagtaGTGGATTAGAATTGAGATAAATGGGGTTAGTTCTTAGCAGCCTTAACAAAGTATCTAACTAGTTAGGGCCTTGTCTCTGCCTCAATTTTAGGAACctgttctaaagaaaaaaacagagttaTTACTACATGTCAGATACTCACCTGTGGATACAAAAATCAGTGAGACAAAATCCATGTAGCATACTCAAATGGAAATGAGTAAGAAAAGCTATGAAAGTCTGTGAGAAGTACCTATGTAGGAGTAACTCAGAGACTTAGAGACTCTGCAGAGGTGATTACATATACTGAGGTTAAGTTTGCCAGTTAGAAAGTAATAATTTGGCCACTCTGTAGTGGAAATAGCCaatcaaacacatgaaaataaaaaaatatggcaTACTTAGAAATTGCAGGTAGGTCAATATGGTTGAGGCTTATATTGACAGATGAgtctggggagggaaggagtaGACCATATAGACCTTTAGGGTCTATATGTTAAAGGTTTATATGTTATAGACCTTTCGTTAATGATCTATATGTTATCCTGTAGGTCATTATTTCTCAGTCACTTTTGGGACACAGACTCCTTTGAGAATATAATGGTAATTACATACCTCCAAGAAAATATACATTGGACATACACACACTTTTAGATTTTATATAGACCATAGAACTCCTGATGTCCATCGTGAGTATAAAATTCAGGTTTTGGTGATGGAATTGGGTGGAGGTGATGTTGAGAAGttaaggggtttttttgttgttattgttgttttgttttgcttttaagaaAGTGAACTAaaatcttgcaacagagactagaTTGGAGAGTAAATAAGAAATTGCTATTATAACTCAGAAAAGATATAATTTATTACACTGGCAAagaatttaaagtgaaatttAAGAGATATAGGAGTAAAGGGAATAAGATGGTGTCTTATAAGATGGGGAAAAGGTAAAAATCCAATTTCATGGTAAAGAATATATGATACTTGGGACATATTCTACAGAGAATGTGGGTTAGAGAAAAACCCTTTGGGAGTCATTAGCATATAAATTGTAGATAAGAGTGTGTAAGAATTAGAAGGGACTGAGGAATGAACCCTAAAGAGAATCAGCATGTCAATGGTAGGTAGGCAGTGAGAACCAAAAATGGTTATATTTCCTATAAACCATTCGAGGCTGGGAGATAAGTCAGTAAAGGAAGCAGTGAGGTTTAGAAGGAAGAAATGTTTGTCAGTAAGATGGCCATGTGAGGTAATGACTGACATG contains the following coding sequences:
- the DPPA2 gene encoding developmental pluripotency-associated protein 2, whose protein sequence is MSDSNYESSKKNFSEEELHEETAILSLVPEEHEKEQVEPSVSSTYDVKPKRPRKNNKGHLPKTGVRFKALSKRTCKTPGLPLPAILPPINEVRRDTLREWCQQFNLSTDGEKTQVYLRLQRHAYQEQEHAIPATPQEAKLCSRKCKAVTKRAKLQKSHEMSEREEETNIVEVVTPAQEAMLASWGRIAARAIQPKAVNSQPIPAFVEAFLLQASGVRWCVVHGRLLSADAEGWVRLQFHAGQVWVPDTPRTMISLFLLPACTFPSPGQEDNMLCPECAKRNKKIMKRLITMEKKKRKSGLNTL